From Medicago truncatula cultivar Jemalong A17 chromosome 7, MtrunA17r5.0-ANR, whole genome shotgun sequence, a single genomic window includes:
- the LOC120577043 gene encoding probable terpene synthase 2 encodes MTEARWLNENHIPTTEEYMRISKKSGAYPLLILTSYIGMGDIATKEIFNWVSNEPRIVNAAATLCRLMDEIVSNEKRGQVCSLLDCYMKQFNMSRDADIQECRNRMTSVWKDINEECLRPTKVPMPFMTCVLNLSRFMDVVYKNEDNYTDSNRLMKTCIKEVLVDPVPI; translated from the exons ATGACAGAGGCGAGATGGCTGAATGAAAACCATATACCAACAACAGAAGAGTACATGCGCATATCAAAAAAATCAGGTGCTTACCCTTTGCTGATATTAACCTCTTACATTGGTATGGGTGACATAGCCACAAAGGAGATCTTCAATTGGGTATCAAATGAGCCAAGAATTGTTAACGCCGCTGCAACTCTTTGCAGGCTAATGGATGAAATTGTTTCCAACGAG AAAAGAGGGCAAGTTTGCTCATTGTTAGATTGTTATATGAAGCAATTTAATATGTCTAGAGATGCTGATATTCAAGAATGCAGAAATAGAATGACAAGTGTTTGGAAAGATATAAATGAAGAATGTCTTAGGCCAACCAAAGTTCCAATGCCTTTTATGACTTGTGTTCTTAACCTTTCGCGTTTTATGGATGTTGTTTACAAAAACGAAGATAACTACACAGATTCTAACAGACTAATGAAGACTTGTATTAAAGAAGTGTTGGTTGATCCTGTTCCAATTTGA